A genomic region of Fusarium oxysporum Fo47 chromosome VI, complete sequence contains the following coding sequences:
- a CDS encoding uncharacterized protein (uncharacterized conserved protein UCP028846), with product MHYILPLLASIVAVYANCPNYEQFARERHEPFSSGRHAFPFQRPGKDCRTYSVPAVEKVIYEEMDQAIGDPDLYRLFLNTWPNTLDTTVKWQGTSADNSDEELAFITTGDINALWLRDSANQLQSYKSILSSNRGSPSDENDIASLFRGAINLQARYITKSPFCNAFHPPPEAKLRRVKRSLQPRDTVSPKYDPDFVFECKYELDSLAAFLQLSWDYYDETEDGGFFGKFGWVEAVKAILRVAKHMQEGTYDEQGRVRKPAYTWLRNSDSASETVSNHGHGAPVKGHIGLVRSFFRPSDDACIYQYFIPANMMFSRYLTACAKIMRPLDEKVAKEMEALAFDIEVGVNKHAIIQHPIFGEMYAYEIDGFGSHSLMDDANIPSLLSIPHLGYKPASQHVYDNTRAFVLSSYNPYYARGPVLNATGGPHLGPGMAWPMGLIVQLLTSDDDKEIVDGIRQLMNSTSGLGLIHETVNSHNEKHWTRSWFSWANGLFGQMIMDLYKRKPTLIARSYQGVDDK from the exons ATGCACTATATACTCCCTCTTCTGGCCAGCATCGTAGCCGTATATGCCAATTGCCCGAACTACGAACAATTCGCCCGTGAACGACACGAACCTTTCTCGTCAGGGCGCCATGCGTTTCCTTTTCAGCGTCCAGGCAAGGATTGCCGCACATATTCAGTGCCAGCGGTTGAAAAGGTGATCTACGAGGAGATGGATCAAGCGATTGGTGATCCAGATTTGTATCGTTTGTTTCTGAACACATGGCCTAATACACTCGACACAACTGTGAAATGGCAGGGCACTTCTGCTGATAACTCTGATGAAGAG CTGGCCTTTATTACCACAGGTGATATAAACGCCCTTTGGCTGAGGGATAGTGCAAATCAGCTCCAATCATACAAGTCAATCCTTTCCTCCAACCGAGGCTCCCCGTCCGACGAGAACGACATCGCCTCTCTCTTCCGTGGAGCCATAAACCTCCAAGCCCGATATATAACCAAATCTCCCTTCTGCAATGCCTTCCACCCTCCACCCGAAGCTAAGCTCCGCCGTGTGAAGCGATCTCTCCAACCTCGAGACACCGTCAGTCCGAAATATGACCCCGATTTCGTCTTCGAGTGCAAATATGAGCTTGATTCTCTTGCAGCGTTTCTTCAGTTATCATGGGACTACTACGACGAAACTGAGGATGGCGGATTCTTTGGCAAGTTCGGCTGGGTCGAAGCCGTCAAGGCAATCTTAAGGGTCGCGAAGCATATGCAAGAAGGGACATACGATGAGCAGGGCAGAGTGCGGAAACCTGCATATACATGGCTGCGAAATTCTGACAGTGCCTCAGAGACTGTGTCTAACCATGGTCACGGCGCGCCTGTCAAGGGTCATATTGGCCTCGTGCGCAGTTTCTTTCGACCATCCGACGACGCATGCATCTATCAGTACTTCATCCCTGCCAATATGATGTTTTCACGCTACCTCACCGCATGCGCAAAGATAATGAGACCTTTGGATGAGAAGGTGGCCAAGGAGATGGAGGCGCTGGCGTTTGATATCGAAGTTGGGGTTAACAAACATGCTATCATCCAGCACCCTATTTTCGGAGAGATGTATGCTTATGAGATTGATGGCTTTGGATCCCATAGTCTCATGGACGACGCCAATATTCCCTCCCTCTTGAGCATTCCGCACTTAGGCTACAAACCAGCCTCGCAGCACGTATACGATAACACACGCGCTTTTGTGCTAAGCTCATATAACCCGTACTACGCCCGAGGACCTGTTCTGAATGCTACAGGTGGCCCTCATCTTGGCCCAGGCATGGCGTGGCCTATGGGGCTCATTGTCCAGCTTTTGACGAGTGACGATGACAAGGAGATTGTGGATGGCATTCGACAGTTGATGAACTCAACGAGTGGGCTTGGCCTCATTCACGAGACAGTTAATAGTCACAACGAGAAGCATTGGACAAGGTCGTG GTTCTCGTGGGCCAATGGCTTGTTTGGACAGATGATTATGGACTTGTATAAACGGAAACCAACATTGATAGCCAGGAGCTACCAGGGTGTTGACGACAAATGA
- a CDS encoding glycosyl hydrolase, with amino-acid sequence MKFSLFLTAGSLAWAKPSTPKLDYNRAPPNLSTLANLTIYNTWRPRAHVLPPTGQIGDPCMHYTDPKTGLFHVGYLHEGAAGATTDDLVTYRDLNPGGAPFIRAGGLNDPVAVFDGSVIPKGINGTPTLFYTSVSYLPIHWTINYTRGSETQSLAVSKDGGRNFTKLRQGPAIPEPPFALNVTAFRDPFVFQNEDLDSLLESESGTWYSVISGGVHQKGPSMFLYRQHDPEFQYWEYLGEWWHEKANTTWGDGLWAGRYGFNFEVANVFSIDEKGYNSEGETFITFGAEWQEKPIVPQVSSFRDMLWAAGNISLDNGKPKFTPSMVGKLDWGRSAYAAAGKYLPSDSKASSKSGAPDRFISYLWLTGNYYGDLKYFPTPQQNWTGSLLLPRELTVGKISNVVDNELSREEGSWRVERNESDVLELATLKQVIAREPMAAFTKKMSFVEPGRNISKAGSTTFDRNPESKFYVLKSSISFPKSARDSDLKAGFQILASDKESTTIYYQFSNESIIIDRSNTSAAALTTSDIDARPEAGRLRLFDVLVDDEEKIETLDLTIVVDNAIVEVHANDRFGVATWARSWYADSTDIRFFHKGSGEVSFSNVTIYEGLVDAWPERKR; translated from the coding sequence ATGAAATTCTCACTATTCTTGACGGCTGGCTCTCTTGCCTGGGCCAAGCCATCGACTCCAAAACTTGACTATAACCGCGCTCCCCCAAATCTCAGCACTCTGGCCAATCTGACGATCTACAACACATGGCGTCCTCGAGCTCACGTGCTCCCTCCTACTGGACAGATTGGAGATCCTTGCATGCACTACACTGATCCCAAAACTGGACTTTTCCATGTTGGATATCTCCATGAGGGTGCTGCGGGTGCTACGACGGATGATCTCGTGACATATCGAGATCTCAACCCTGGAGGCGCTCCTTTCATTCGGGCTGGAGGTCTAAATGATCCTGTGGCAGTCTTTGACGGATCCGTTATACCCAAGGGCATCAATGGCACGCCTACACTCTTCTACACCTCTGTATCTTACCTCCCCATCCATTGGACCATCAACTACACTCGCGGAAGTGAGACGCAGTCCCTCGCTGTGTCAAAGGACGGAGGCCGTAACTTCACAAAGCTACGACAGGGCCCTGCGATCCCAGAACCTCCTTTTGCTCTCAACGTGACGGCCTTCCGTGATCCCTTCGTTTTCCAGAACGAAGATCTCGACAGCCTTCTGGAAAGTGAGTCAGGAACATGGTATAGCGTCATTTCTGGTGGTGTCCATCAAAAGGGTCCTAGTATGTTCCTCTATCGTCAGCACGACCCGGAGTTTCAGTATTGGGAGTATCTCGGCGAGTGGTggcatgagaaggccaacaCCACATGGGGTGATGGTCTCTGGGCAGGGCGTTACGGTTTCAACTTTGAAGTGGCCAATGTCTTCAGCATCGATGAAAAGGGGTATAACTCTGAGGGTGAGACATTCATCACCTTTGGAGCAGAGTGGCAGGAGAAGCCCATCGTTCCTCAGGTTTCGTCTTTCCGCGACATGTTGTGGGCTGCAGGAAACATATCCCTCGACAACGGAAAGCCAAAGTTTACTCCTTCGATGGTTGGCAAGCTTGACTGGGGACGATCCGCCTACGCAGCAGCTGGCAAATACCTCCCTTCGGACTCAAAGGCATCGTCCAAGAGCGGTGCGCCAGATCGATTCATCAGCTACCTCTGGCTTACTGGAAATTACTACGGCGATCTCAAGTATTTCCCTACTCCCCAGCAGAATTGGACTGGgtctcttctcctccccaGAGAGCTCACCGTCGGCAAGATCAGCAATGTCGTCGATAATGAGCTTTCACGTGAAGAAGGATCCTGGCGTGTTGAGAGAAACGAGTCAGATGTTTTGGAACTTGCTACTCTAAAGCAGGTTATTGCTCGGGAGCCTATGGCTGCATTCACCAAGAAGATGTCTTTTGTTGAACCAGGGCGAAACATTAGCAAGGCTGGATCAACTACATTCGACCGTAACCCGGAGTCCAAGTTTTACGTCCTCAAGAGCTCTATCTCATTCCCCAAATCTGCTCGCGACTCGGACCTCAAGGCTGGTTTCCAGATTTTGGCTTCTGACAAGGAGTCCACCACTATTTACTACCAGTTCTCCAACGaatccatcatcatcgatcGCAGCAACACTAGTGCTGCAGCCCTTACAACTAGCGACATTGACGCTCGTCCCGAAGCCGGTCGACTCCGTCTTTTTGACGTTCTGgttgatgacgaggagaagATTGAGACTCTTGACCTTACTATCGTCGTGGATAATGCCATCGTCGAGGTTCATGCCAACGATCGATTTGGAGTAGCT
- a CDS encoding heterokaryon incompatibility protein-domain-containing protein — MRLLNTKTLQLESLEEGSEKYAILSHTWGTDEVLFGDIQDPTRMEEIRKKNGAGYRKIVQSCEKALSRGLNYLWIDTCCIDKSSSAELSEAINSMFRWYNNADICYAYLTDVFLHAVGIGLTSGLKQSRWFTRGWTLQELLAPDEVEFFDHNWTPVGDRHSLASTIKEITDIDESFLIRPEGKKDRKISVKLQRENVATRMGWMAHRETTRVEDIAYSLLGIFGINMPILYGEGSRAFLRLQEEVLKKSQDQSILVWRWPLSRKPEENTHRMHFLADSPANFNLRTYAGQEDSGLFGVRLTDQGLVLRVWKCPCKLTRWNHDKTELKEANDRWLAVLDCSLSPDTLSRPAIILSESPYAEGAFRRDPTSVIMVIEHDQNKSGYLDTGGDRNAIYSIEYKPEFKTETILLESDSIEPDARLRGSFPFKVNMTLKDRELKQRAAYTGSQRYIVAGKLANKPTQNPIYGVLFLGADDTDTELVVWWGLIEEGTAMYDVHNRHNGPRVWSNSVPVCFAQSWKNLTGSETWDAKLAESLAVDMLCEEFPLPWKGTERPSVVEVEDGLNLQNAINDQKPMATETVIELFTQCAQPVIECIGWGMRLKASMRRMEFLGRLCCELAIEEKNPNVENDAGNYA; from the exons ATGAGACTTCTCAATACCAAGACGCTACAGCTCGAAAGCTTAGAAGAGGGGTCCGAAAAATACGCCATCCTGTCTCATACGTGGGGTACAGATGAGGTCCTTTTCGGTGACATACAGGATCCCACGCGCATGGAAGAGATTCGGAAGAAGAATGGTGCTGGTTACCGCAAGATAGTGCAGTCCTGCGAAAAGGCTCTCAGCCGCGGGCTCAACTATCTCTGGATCGATACTTGCTGCATCGACAAGTCCAGTAGCGCTGAGCTCTCAGAAGCCATCAATTCTATGTTTCGCTGGTACAACAACGCGGATATATGCTATGCCTACCTCACAGATGTCTTTCTACACGCCGTGGGCATCGGATTGACGTCTGGTCTGAAGCAGAGTCGTTGGTTCACGCGTGGATGGACACTACAGGAGCTGCTCGCGCCTGATGAGGTGGAATTCTTCGATCACAATTGGACGCCCGTCGGCGACCGACATTCTTTGGCTTCGACAATCAAGGAGATTACAGACATTGATGAATCGTTTTTGATCAGGCCGGAAGGGAAGAAGGATCGCAAGATATCGGTTAAGCTCCAGCGTGAAAACGTGGCCACAAGGATGGGCTGGATGGCCCACAGGGAAACGACGCGAGTTGAAGATATAGCGTACTCTTTGCTTGGAATTTTTGGAATCAACATGCCCATATTATATGGCGAGGGCTCCAGGGCCTTTCTGAGATTGCAGGAAGAAGTCCTCAAAAAGTCGCAGGACCAGTCCATACTCGTATGGAGATGGCCCTTGTCTCGAAAGCCTGAGGAGAACACGCACCGAATGCACTTCCTCGCTGACAGCCCCGCCAACTTCAACTTACGCACATATGCGGGACAGGAAGATTCGGGCTTGTTTGGTGTCCGGTTGACAGATCAAGGCCTGGTCCTTCGCGTGTGGAAGTGCCCGTGCAAACTGACGCGTTGGAACCATGACAAGacggaactcaaggaagCTAATGACCGATGGCTAGCTGTCCTCGACTGCAGTCTGTCTCCAGATACTCTTTCCAGACCAGCTATAATTCTCAGTGAGAGTCCTTATGCTGAAGGTGCATTTCGACGAGATCCTACGAGCGTGATCATGGTGATAGAACATGATCAGAATAAGTCCGGATATTTGGATACCGGTGGTGATAGAAACG CAATATATTCCATTGAATACAAACCTGAATTCAAAACAGAGACGATTCTGCTTGAATCGGATTCTATCGAGCCAGATGCTCGCCTGCGAGGAAGCTTCCCCTTCAAGGTCAACATGACTCTCAAAGACCGTGAGCTTAAGCAGCGTGCGGCTTATACCGGATCCCAGCGATATATCGTGGCGGGCAAGCTCGCCAACAAACCAACACAAAACCCCATATATGGAGTGTTATTCCTCGGAGCTGATGATACGGACACCGAGCTCGTCGTATGGTGGGGTCTAATAGAAGAGGGCACAGCCATGTACGACGTACATAATCGCCACAATGGCCCTCGAGTCTGGAGTAACAGTGTTCCAGTGTGTTTCGCCCAGTCGTGGAAAAATCTCACGGGTTCAGAGACTTGGGATGCTAAGCTCGCGGAGTCTTTGGCTGTGGATATGCTCTGTGAGGAATTTCCCCTCCCATGGAAGGGAACAGAGAGGCCGTCGGTGGTAGAGGTGGAGGACGGCTTGAATCTGCAGAACGCCATAAACGATCAGAAGCCAATGGCGACGGAGACGGTGATTGAGCTGTTCACTCAGTGTGCCCAGCCAGTGATCGAGTGCATTGGCTGGGGTATGAGGCTCAAGGCGTCAATGAGAAGGATGGAGTTTCTGGGACGGCTGTGCTGTGAGTTGGCTATCGAAGAGAAGAACCCCAATGTCGAGAACGATGCTGGAAACTATGCATAG
- a CDS encoding ribosomal protein S7 domain-containing protein translates to MSPRTSIWGACRALAIRSRPVAPRPAPFIQSLPRNRWYSSERNDHPPKAIDNSQEAQNSQVGSESKEGVSAAENGEVEVTSSTSSAEVIDDATLEQLFFGGRTQTSSVEGGEGGLTPAQEDVLYREGTIPSAEKAEALVAAAEKSELETTDSTEMQNPGHKFGLPKRPWPQGFNLKKRYHPVLEQITRLLMKDGKLSVAQRNMAIVMNYLRTAPPPIYSPKYPLLPGTPPASHLPLNPILYITVAVDSVAPLLKIRNVAGAGGGGRALELPVPLGVRQRRRVAFKWILDVINKKPSKGSGRKQFPYRIAEEIVAVVEGRSGVWEKRKQVHKLGTAARANVGSNKLKVKKKM, encoded by the exons ATGTCTCCAAGAACGAGTATTTGGGGCGCATGCAGAGCTCTCGCAATTCGATCGAGACCTGTCGCCCCTCGACCAGCCCCATTCATCCAGTCTCTTCCGCGCAACAGATGGTATTCGAGCGAAAGAAACGATCATCCTCCGAAGGCAATTGATAACTCTCAAGAGGCTCAGAACTCCCAGGTTGGCTCAGAATCTAAGGAGGGAGTGTCGGCAGCGGAAAatggagaggttgag GTGACTTCTTCGACGTCCAGTGCCGAAGTTATCGACGATGCGACACTCGAACAATTATTTTTCGGTGGCCGTACACAGACCAGCTCAGTTGAGGGTGGTGAGGGTGGCCTGACACCGGCACAGGAGGATGTTCTTTACCGAGAGGGTACTATTCCTTCGGCCGAGAAGGCTGAAGCTCTCGTTGCAGCAGCAGAGAAGTCCGAGTTGGAGACTACGGACAGCACAGAGATGCAAAACCCAGGACACAAGTTTGGTCTCCCCAAGAGGCCGTGGCCGCAAGGGTTCAATCTGAAGAAACGTTACCACCCCGTGTTGGAGCAAATCACCCGACTCCTAATGAAGGATGGTAAGCTCAGTGTTGCTCAACGA AATATGGCCATTGTCATGAACTACCTCCGAACCGCACCACCTCCGATCTATAGCCCGAAATATCCTCTACTGCCCGGAACTCCCCCGGCCTCACATCTCCCTCTCAACCCAATCCTCTACATCACAGTTGCCGTAGACTCGGTGGCCCCTCTTCTCAAAATCCGCAACGTGGCCGGCGCCGGTGGTGGTGGTCGTGCACTTGAACTTCCTGTACCTCTGGGTGTGAGGCAGCGACGACGAGTAGCGTTCAAGTGGATTCTGGACgtgatcaacaagaagcccTCCAAGGGCAGTGGACGCAAGCAATTCCCATACAGGATTGCTGAGGAGATCGTTGCAGTTGTTGAGGGGCGTTCGGGTGTGTGGGAAAAGCGAAAGCAGGTGCATAAGCTGGGTACAGCGGCACGAGCTAATGTTGGATCtaacaagctcaaggtcaagaagaagatgtaG